The following proteins come from a genomic window of Myroides odoratus DSM 2801:
- a CDS encoding alpha-2-macroglobulin family protein, which translates to MKKLNMYLMILAPILGFAQQPNKKIQELWKSIEHKEQQQEVRSLLPEVQEVISLSRQSKAYASLLKGMFYEAKINITIQEDKDYDINQVLQAFEKELNTATGEYKAIVQAYIAHLYQLYYEENAYKISNRTAVEQQKGMDVRYWTKEDFERESTQYWEAALETAKKQASTTVGGWNEVFQTTESFNLDFSKFSVYDALRIDHALFLSNGFSYRASAEQRELKRTQAKELMNQVIQDLTKKGQAELAAYVRIYTLNSFEEQRGEAELNKIYQELLKQNPKSVLVHEAVAQFMYYTYRDTQDKELEKTAGATLLAFINQTAEKFPETETAKRLLELKKVVEAPGLGVSYNSYELPDLSSILAVTHKNLNTLHFKVLKYEGDAKIFEVNQPNTLAGYKKIASDYEKVTDYTIALKPFEDYRSHTTNVELKPLAPGRYIVLLSNRDFDYLTEEQDVVSMALINVTSNAFLTSGNKFRLYDRKTGQPKANQPVFLANGPQKDLSKAYWETIVNTDANGEFSTDFVKENTNLFYGVKGEGIYYSTYAYPKNKETEEGVEAINWNAKVLTDRAIYRPGQVVYFKSIVFRQKGKTRQVGANQLITVKLMNQETQQEVGNLTLKTNAFGSVQGEFILPTAGLLGNFNFEVLLKDSNIEEYASISVEEYKRPKFEVTMDAVKGVYYFNEKVEAKGKAIDYSGATVAQSKVSYRVVRNETNRNIDRGRYIEHVERQPVTVAQGEVETDAEGKFAVEFTAIPERKEYKADDLRTDTFTVYVEVQDVNGETHTTQSHIQVGDRNILLDLPIFYGNEVVTKDLESIKIKTTNLNREEFAAKGEVSIVELEAPYTPRMILFDNYQSKQAYELYSYEEFTTKFPYVAYENEKDHTKWKQGKVVFTKTFDTAKDNAIAFPNAKVLKSGFYLLKVFVWEQGEKVEQEQYFYYDNTKEEPGIIYQLLSVKADKEKYKVGDLAKIRLQSGENQTTVIASVFVNGHLKQKKTLEVNRKASYFEYPMSGEMGDVRVSFTAIKHNYATQKLAQLVLDASQEDLKLELVTFRDKLTPGQEETWRLKVSGISKDKFAAEVVAAMYDASLDQFRRNTSFQTSFDYNFSYGQDSDFNTYNLSRKSYAQNILYSSAYPNLVSYNSPIELNLFGFSTSMYGNVRATFGAAPSMAKRSMSAAVAGKATGLSVNNVMEDSVNSSENVIVATLYSPELKRINDKEEGVNDVQIRTNLKETAFFYPVLNTDDKGNVSFSFTSPEALTQWKFMAFAHTKNLESSYVEQVVRTQKELMVQPNMPRFVREEDQIIVSTKIANLNDKALSGEVEIQFFDALTSTPITTILDNNSQAKQNFSVEVKGNTEVAWTINVPKNIVALGYRVLAKAGTFSDGEESAIPVLSNRTLVTETMPLYIKEGQNKIFTFESLEHPGSALRDNYKLTLEVTANPMWTALLALPYLKEYPYNGTEQTFSKVFANTIASQLLNSNLRIQSVFEYWSKQGAIQSKLEQNEELKQVLIEETPWVRQAADETEQMKRLAVLFDLNKMKMELEAELERLSNQQNSDGGFPWFSGDQSNVYITQTILEGFGQMKQAGSLHPAAMAMLKKAVAYLDEQHYASYQKDKNSTTLPALDMHYLYVRSLFKDELKIQDKYTKMIADYRKELANQKAIDNLYVTAMKAVTLQRFGDTKAANNLVKAVMELAVKSDEMGMYWKENAAGWLWYNAPIETQVMLIEAAYEVDPVKYANAIEDMKVWLLKNKQTVAWNSTKATTRAVYALLYLGKNWMNTDQGVEVKVGGYPVTFTKSEQFNTGYYKKVWDGSAIQEKMGIVELDKKSTGVAYGAMYWQYFEDLNKVSKSGSGITFNKQLFIKANTDKGQVLREITNESPIKVGDVVTVRLEINVDRDMDYVQLKDMRASGFEPINVRSGYKRKGEFGYYEETRDAATNFFITHLRKGTYVFEYDVRANNAGYFSNGITSLQSVYAPEMKANSTGQDVKILRK; encoded by the coding sequence ATGAAAAAATTAAATATGTATTTAATGATACTTGCTCCTATCTTAGGTTTTGCTCAGCAACCCAATAAAAAGATACAGGAGTTATGGAAGAGTATCGAACATAAAGAGCAACAACAAGAAGTGAGAAGTCTGTTGCCTGAAGTACAAGAGGTGATTTCACTTTCTCGTCAATCAAAGGCGTATGCGAGCCTCTTAAAAGGAATGTTTTATGAAGCAAAAATCAATATTACAATCCAAGAAGATAAAGACTACGATATCAATCAAGTACTCCAAGCTTTTGAAAAAGAATTAAACACAGCAACAGGAGAATACAAAGCGATTGTTCAAGCTTATATTGCTCATTTATACCAATTATACTATGAAGAAAATGCGTATAAAATCAGCAATAGAACTGCTGTAGAACAACAAAAAGGAATGGATGTTCGCTATTGGACAAAAGAAGATTTTGAAAGAGAAAGTACACAATATTGGGAAGCAGCTTTAGAAACGGCTAAGAAACAAGCTTCAACTACAGTTGGGGGATGGAATGAAGTTTTCCAAACAACTGAATCGTTTAATTTAGACTTTTCAAAATTTTCTGTGTATGATGCTTTGCGTATAGATCATGCTCTTTTCCTGAGCAATGGATTTTCATATCGCGCTTCTGCTGAGCAAAGAGAGCTAAAAAGAACGCAAGCCAAAGAGTTAATGAATCAGGTTATCCAAGACTTGACGAAAAAAGGACAGGCTGAATTGGCCGCGTATGTTCGTATCTACACGTTAAATAGTTTTGAAGAACAACGAGGAGAGGCAGAATTGAATAAAATTTATCAAGAACTGCTGAAACAAAACCCTAAATCTGTTTTGGTACACGAGGCTGTTGCCCAATTTATGTACTATACATATCGTGATACCCAAGACAAAGAATTAGAAAAAACTGCAGGGGCAACGTTATTAGCTTTTATCAACCAAACGGCTGAGAAATTCCCAGAGACAGAAACAGCAAAACGCCTGTTAGAACTAAAGAAAGTAGTAGAAGCTCCAGGATTAGGAGTGAGTTATAATTCGTATGAATTACCTGACTTAAGTTCTATTTTGGCAGTGACACATAAAAATTTAAACACCCTACATTTTAAAGTTTTAAAATATGAAGGGGATGCTAAGATATTCGAGGTAAACCAACCGAATACATTGGCAGGCTATAAAAAGATTGCATCCGATTACGAAAAGGTGACCGATTATACGATTGCCCTTAAACCGTTTGAGGATTACCGATCTCATACCACCAATGTAGAGTTGAAACCTCTAGCTCCAGGTCGCTATATTGTGTTGTTGTCTAATCGCGATTTCGATTACCTAACAGAAGAACAAGATGTAGTGAGCATGGCTTTGATTAATGTTACATCCAATGCTTTTTTAACTAGCGGTAACAAGTTTAGACTATACGATCGTAAAACGGGACAACCGAAAGCAAATCAACCTGTGTTTTTGGCGAATGGTCCACAGAAAGATCTGAGTAAAGCGTATTGGGAAACCATAGTAAATACAGATGCAAATGGAGAGTTCTCGACTGATTTCGTCAAAGAAAACACCAATTTATTTTATGGTGTAAAAGGAGAAGGGATTTACTATTCAACATATGCTTATCCTAAAAACAAAGAAACGGAAGAAGGAGTAGAAGCGATTAATTGGAATGCGAAGGTGTTAACAGATCGCGCCATTTATCGTCCAGGTCAAGTCGTGTACTTCAAGTCGATTGTATTCCGCCAAAAAGGAAAAACAAGACAAGTAGGAGCAAATCAATTGATAACAGTTAAATTGATGAACCAAGAAACCCAACAAGAGGTAGGGAATTTAACCTTGAAAACCAATGCGTTTGGATCCGTTCAAGGAGAATTTATTTTGCCTACAGCAGGATTATTGGGGAACTTTAATTTCGAAGTACTTTTAAAAGACAGCAATATTGAAGAATATGCCTCTATTTCGGTAGAAGAATACAAACGCCCGAAATTTGAGGTGACAATGGATGCGGTAAAAGGCGTGTATTACTTCAATGAAAAAGTAGAAGCAAAAGGAAAAGCAATAGATTACTCAGGGGCAACAGTTGCACAAAGTAAGGTAAGCTATCGCGTTGTTCGCAATGAAACTAATCGAAACATAGATAGAGGTAGATATATTGAACATGTAGAAAGACAGCCTGTAACAGTAGCACAAGGTGAAGTAGAGACAGATGCAGAAGGAAAATTTGCCGTTGAGTTTACAGCAATTCCTGAACGAAAAGAATACAAAGCAGATGATTTGCGAACAGATACTTTTACTGTTTATGTAGAGGTGCAAGATGTTAATGGGGAAACTCATACAACACAAAGTCATATTCAGGTAGGAGATAGAAATATTTTATTGGATTTGCCTATTTTTTACGGTAATGAGGTTGTTACCAAGGATTTAGAGTCTATAAAGATAAAAACGACCAATTTAAATAGAGAGGAGTTTGCTGCAAAAGGAGAAGTAAGCATAGTGGAGTTAGAAGCACCTTACACACCTCGAATGATCTTGTTTGATAATTATCAAAGCAAACAAGCCTATGAGTTATATTCATATGAAGAATTTACGACAAAATTCCCTTATGTTGCATACGAAAATGAAAAGGACCACACCAAGTGGAAGCAAGGAAAAGTAGTATTCACCAAAACTTTTGATACAGCAAAAGACAATGCGATTGCTTTCCCAAATGCTAAAGTGCTTAAATCTGGTTTCTATTTATTAAAGGTATTCGTTTGGGAACAAGGAGAAAAAGTTGAGCAAGAACAGTATTTCTATTATGACAATACCAAGGAAGAACCAGGAATCATTTACCAATTGCTCTCTGTAAAAGCAGATAAAGAAAAATACAAAGTTGGTGATTTAGCAAAAATCCGATTACAAAGTGGTGAAAACCAAACAACGGTAATTGCTTCTGTTTTTGTAAATGGACACTTAAAACAAAAGAAAACGCTTGAAGTAAACCGAAAAGCAAGCTATTTTGAATACCCAATGAGCGGAGAAATGGGGGATGTAAGGGTTAGTTTTACAGCCATTAAACACAACTATGCGACACAAAAATTAGCACAGTTGGTACTAGATGCTTCACAAGAAGATTTGAAATTAGAACTAGTTACTTTCCGTGATAAATTGACTCCAGGACAAGAAGAAACTTGGCGTTTAAAAGTATCGGGAATATCGAAAGATAAATTTGCTGCTGAGGTAGTAGCTGCGATGTATGACGCCTCTTTGGATCAATTTAGAAGAAATACATCTTTCCAAACGAGTTTTGATTATAACTTTAGCTATGGTCAAGATTCAGATTTCAATACGTATAACCTAAGCAGAAAGAGCTATGCTCAAAATATTCTTTATAGCAGCGCATACCCAAATTTAGTTTCATATAATTCACCAATTGAATTGAATCTATTTGGATTTAGTACTTCAATGTATGGAAATGTAAGAGCAACTTTTGGAGCAGCTCCTAGTATGGCAAAAAGGAGTATGAGTGCAGCTGTAGCAGGTAAAGCCACGGGACTTTCAGTCAACAATGTAATGGAAGATAGCGTGAACAGTTCTGAAAATGTAATTGTTGCTACTTTATATTCACCTGAATTAAAGCGAATAAATGATAAAGAAGAAGGAGTAAACGACGTTCAAATCAGAACCAACCTAAAAGAAACAGCCTTTTTCTACCCTGTGTTAAATACAGACGACAAAGGAAATGTGAGTTTTTCATTTACTTCACCAGAAGCATTGACACAATGGAAGTTTATGGCATTTGCCCATACAAAAAACTTAGAAAGTAGCTATGTAGAGCAAGTGGTTCGCACCCAAAAAGAATTAATGGTTCAACCAAATATGCCTCGTTTTGTACGTGAAGAGGATCAAATTATCGTATCAACGAAAATTGCCAATCTAAACGATAAAGCGTTAAGTGGAGAAGTAGAAATTCAATTCTTTGATGCATTAACTTCAACACCGATTACAACTATTTTAGACAACAATAGTCAAGCTAAACAAAACTTTAGTGTTGAGGTAAAAGGAAATACAGAAGTAGCTTGGACGATTAATGTTCCTAAAAACATCGTTGCTTTAGGTTACAGAGTATTGGCTAAAGCAGGAACATTTAGTGATGGAGAAGAATCAGCAATTCCAGTATTGTCAAACCGTACATTAGTGACTGAAACCATGCCATTGTACATCAAAGAAGGACAAAACAAAATCTTTACTTTTGAATCATTAGAGCATCCAGGATCAGCACTACGCGACAATTATAAGTTAACGCTAGAGGTAACTGCAAATCCAATGTGGACGGCTCTTTTAGCCTTGCCATATTTGAAAGAATACCCGTATAACGGAACGGAACAAACGTTTAGTAAAGTTTTCGCGAATACAATTGCCAGCCAATTATTAAACAGCAACTTGCGTATTCAATCGGTGTTTGAATATTGGTCTAAACAAGGAGCAATCCAATCAAAATTAGAACAAAATGAAGAATTGAAACAAGTTCTAATTGAAGAGACACCTTGGGTTCGTCAAGCAGCAGATGAAACAGAACAAATGAAGCGCTTAGCTGTTTTGTTTGATCTGAATAAAATGAAGATGGAACTAGAAGCTGAATTGGAGCGTTTGAGCAATCAACAAAATAGCGATGGAGGTTTCCCTTGGTTTAGTGGAGATCAGTCGAATGTGTACATTACACAGACGATTCTAGAAGGATTTGGTCAAATGAAGCAAGCAGGATCGTTACATCCAGCAGCAATGGCGATGTTGAAAAAAGCAGTAGCTTATTTAGATGAACAACATTATGCAAGCTATCAAAAAGACAAAAACAGCACAACTTTACCAGCATTAGATATGCACTATTTATACGTGCGTAGTTTGTTTAAAGATGAACTGAAAATACAAGATAAATACACAAAAATGATTGCGGATTACCGCAAAGAATTAGCCAATCAAAAAGCAATTGACAATTTATACGTAACAGCAATGAAAGCTGTTACTTTACAGCGTTTTGGTGATACTAAAGCAGCCAATAACTTGGTAAAAGCAGTGATGGAATTGGCAGTGAAGAGCGACGAAATGGGCATGTACTGGAAAGAAAATGCAGCAGGATGGTTGTGGTATAATGCACCAATCGAAACCCAAGTGATGTTGATTGAAGCAGCATATGAAGTAGATCCAGTAAAATATGCCAATGCTATTGAGGACATGAAAGTATGGTTGTTGAAAAACAAGCAAACAGTAGCATGGAACTCAACTAAAGCAACAACACGTGCAGTATATGCTTTGTTGTATTTAGGTAAAAATTGGATGAATACGGATCAAGGAGTAGAAGTGAAAGTAGGAGGATACCCTGTGACCTTTACTAAATCAGAACAGTTCAATACTGGATACTACAAAAAAGTATGGGATGGATCAGCTATTCAAGAAAAAATGGGAATCGTTGAATTAGATAAAAAATCCACAGGAGTTGCGTATGGAGCAATGTACTGGCAGTATTTTGAAGACTTGAATAAAGTATCAAAATCAGGTTCGGGTATTACGTTTAATAAACAATTGTTTATCAAAGCCAATACAGATAAAGGACAAGTATTGCGTGAAATCACGAATGAATCGCCAATCAAAGTAGGCGATGTAGTAACTGTTCGTTTAGAAATCAACGTAGATCGCGATATGGACTATGTACAGTTAAAAGATATGCGTGCAAGTGGATTTGAACCAATCAATGTTCGTTCCGGGTACAAGAGAAAAGGAGAATTTGGGTATTACGAAGAAACACGCGATGCTGCAACAAACTTCTTTATCACCCATTTACGCAAAGGAACGTATGTTTTTGAATACGATGTTCGCGCAAATAACGCAGGATACTTCTCAAACGGAATAACCTCTTTACAAAGTGTTTATGCACCAGAAATGAAAGCAAATAGCACAGGTCAAGATGTGAAAATCTTGAGAAAATAA
- a CDS encoding M20/M25/M40 family metallo-hydrolase, with product MKFTTSLNQALKHSFIGIALISSSLTMGQSQDPIVDAIIKEGTSNSQLKTYAFELLDGIGPRLVGTPQMMQAHNWVKDTYQKMGLEARNEAYGTWKAWERGTSQITMTAPRLKSLEGTQLAWSPATKKNGVEGEVVVLVDAQSKADFEAWLPTVKGKYVMISQLPPSGRPDYQWKEYATPESYEKMKKEREAIEQAWNQRMANTGYTAKELPKVLEKAGAVGVVMSFWTGIMGANRIFGAQTTQVPTIDIALEDYGLLYRLAEGGKAPRINVNVQSKNLGTTQTYNTIAELKGTEKADEYVILSAHLDSWDGGTGATDNGTGIITMMEAARILKQVLPNPKRTILIGNWGSEEQGLNGSRAFVADHPELLEKIQVVFNQDNGTGRIANITGQGFLHAYDFLGRWLSAVPDAYKKDLKTHYPGSPSGGGSDHVSFVSHDIPGFMMSSLSWGYGNYTWHTNRDTADKIVFDDVQSNAILLAIMVYKASEEPELVSREKIVLPRNDKGEQQQWPVSKEPQRNSDQY from the coding sequence ATGAAGTTTACCACCTCGCTCAATCAAGCGCTAAAGCATAGTTTTATAGGAATTGCTCTTATTTCGAGTAGTTTAACAATGGGGCAAAGTCAAGATCCTATTGTCGATGCCATAATCAAAGAAGGAACCTCAAATTCACAACTCAAAACCTATGCGTTTGAATTATTAGATGGAATAGGCCCACGCTTGGTGGGAACTCCTCAGATGATGCAAGCACACAATTGGGTAAAAGACACCTATCAAAAGATGGGGTTAGAAGCGCGTAATGAAGCGTATGGAACATGGAAAGCTTGGGAAAGAGGGACCTCTCAAATCACGATGACTGCCCCTCGCCTGAAATCTTTAGAAGGAACCCAATTAGCTTGGAGTCCAGCAACAAAGAAAAATGGAGTAGAAGGAGAAGTAGTTGTACTCGTTGATGCGCAATCAAAAGCTGATTTCGAAGCCTGGCTACCAACGGTAAAAGGAAAATATGTTATGATTTCTCAACTGCCTCCTAGTGGACGACCAGACTACCAATGGAAAGAGTACGCCACACCAGAGTCGTACGAGAAAATGAAAAAAGAAAGAGAAGCGATTGAACAAGCGTGGAATCAACGCATGGCCAATACCGGATATACAGCAAAAGAATTGCCTAAAGTATTAGAAAAAGCAGGAGCGGTAGGTGTAGTGATGTCTTTTTGGACGGGTATTATGGGGGCGAATAGAATCTTTGGTGCACAAACAACACAAGTGCCAACCATTGATATCGCTTTGGAAGATTACGGCCTATTATATCGTTTGGCAGAAGGAGGAAAAGCACCGCGAATTAACGTGAATGTACAATCGAAGAATCTGGGAACCACACAAACGTATAACACCATTGCTGAATTAAAAGGAACAGAAAAGGCAGATGAATATGTGATTTTATCTGCTCACTTAGATAGCTGGGATGGTGGAACAGGAGCAACCGATAACGGAACAGGAATTATCACCATGATGGAAGCTGCCCGTATCTTAAAACAAGTATTGCCGAATCCAAAACGAACCATCTTAATCGGAAATTGGGGAAGTGAAGAACAAGGGTTAAACGGATCTCGTGCTTTTGTTGCTGATCACCCAGAATTGCTAGAAAAAATACAAGTTGTTTTTAATCAAGATAACGGAACAGGACGCATTGCTAACATAACAGGTCAAGGATTTTTACATGCTTATGACTTTTTAGGGCGATGGCTGTCTGCGGTTCCTGATGCATACAAAAAAGACTTAAAAACACATTATCCAGGTTCGCCATCAGGTGGAGGATCTGACCATGTATCTTTTGTGAGTCATGATATTCCAGGTTTCATGATGAGTTCACTTAGCTGGGGATATGGAAATTATACGTGGCATACCAACCGCGATACAGCAGATAAAATTGTCTTTGACGATGTACAAAGCAATGCAATTCTTTTAGCAATTATGGTGTATAAAGCAAGTGAAGAACCAGAATTGGTTTCAAGAGAAAAAATTGTTCTACCAAGAAATGACAAAGGAGAACAACAGCAATGGCCAGTGTCCAAAGAACCACAACGAAATTCAGATCAGTATTAA
- a CDS encoding calcineurin-like phosphoesterase C-terminal domain-containing protein, whose amino-acid sequence MRNFIVSIAFLSFLVVGAQNKVIGYVFEDTNANGKKENKEKPIANVAVSNGVEVVLTDAQGKYELPVSEDNPIFVIKPAGYGFLLDEYNLPRYYYMHKPNGSPKHLKYKGVEPTGKLPKEVNFGLLPQVENDEFKAFVFGDPQPYTMEEMEYYKRAIVDEAKQQTTGISFGISLGDIVGDDLSLHQPYKEVMKAMGLPWYNVLGNHDMNYDAEEDRFADETFERNFGPANYAFNYGKAHFIVLDDVLYPHPITKKGYWGGFRKDQLDFVRNNLKVVDKDRLIVVSFHIPLYVGDEKHFDAQARQELLDALSEFDHVLLLSAHMHTQTHQFYGKEQGWNKPKLLHEYNVGTTSGDWYSGEYNEENVPVSTMRDGTPKGYAILTVKDNKYELDYKVAGKPEDYRMEVFLPQVVADKKGGNSFVYANIFMGTEFDEVDYRIDGQEWKKMNRAVTMDPALYAKVQKYDLSPTLVDGKRPSNPVDSPHLWSARIPSNLSVGTHQVEVRTKDMFQRVFSTVKTFRVEARAKQ is encoded by the coding sequence ATGAGAAATTTTATAGTAAGTATTGCATTCTTGTCTTTCTTGGTAGTAGGGGCTCAAAATAAAGTAATAGGCTATGTTTTTGAGGATACCAATGCCAACGGAAAAAAAGAGAACAAAGAAAAACCAATAGCCAATGTGGCAGTAAGTAATGGGGTAGAAGTAGTGTTGACTGATGCACAAGGAAAATATGAATTGCCAGTATCAGAGGACAATCCCATATTTGTAATCAAACCTGCAGGGTATGGCTTTTTATTAGATGAATACAATTTACCCCGATACTATTATATGCATAAACCCAATGGGTCACCCAAGCATTTGAAGTATAAAGGAGTAGAGCCTACGGGAAAATTACCCAAAGAAGTCAATTTTGGCTTACTTCCACAAGTAGAAAATGACGAGTTTAAAGCCTTCGTTTTTGGCGATCCACAGCCCTATACAATGGAAGAAATGGAATACTATAAAAGAGCCATTGTAGATGAAGCGAAACAACAAACAACGGGAATCTCTTTTGGAATTAGTTTGGGAGATATTGTAGGCGATGACTTAAGCCTGCATCAACCGTATAAAGAGGTGATGAAAGCTATGGGCTTGCCTTGGTATAACGTATTGGGAAATCACGATATGAATTATGACGCGGAAGAAGACCGTTTTGCTGATGAAACCTTTGAACGCAATTTTGGTCCTGCTAATTATGCTTTTAATTACGGAAAAGCACATTTCATTGTATTGGATGATGTACTTTATCCTCATCCCATTACCAAAAAAGGATACTGGGGCGGGTTTCGAAAAGACCAATTGGATTTTGTTCGAAACAATTTAAAAGTAGTGGATAAAGATCGCTTAATCGTTGTTTCTTTCCATATTCCACTATATGTAGGAGATGAAAAACACTTTGATGCTCAGGCTAGACAAGAGCTATTAGACGCTTTGTCAGAATTTGATCATGTCTTGTTGTTATCTGCTCATATGCATACGCAAACCCATCAGTTTTATGGAAAAGAACAAGGGTGGAATAAACCAAAATTACTCCATGAATACAATGTAGGGACTACTTCAGGTGATTGGTACTCTGGAGAATACAACGAAGAAAATGTACCTGTTTCAACCATGCGTGATGGTACGCCAAAGGGATACGCAATCTTAACTGTAAAAGACAATAAGTACGAGTTAGATTATAAAGTGGCAGGAAAACCAGAAGACTATCGAATGGAAGTATTTTTGCCTCAGGTCGTTGCGGATAAAAAAGGAGGGAATTCTTTTGTGTACGCCAATATATTTATGGGAACTGAATTTGATGAGGTGGATTATCGCATTGATGGACAAGAATGGAAAAAAATGAATCGAGCGGTAACGATGGATCCTGCTTTGTATGCTAAAGTGCAAAAATACGATCTATCTCCAACCTTAGTGGACGGAAAAAGACCTTCTAATCCAGTGGACAGCCCGCATTTATGGAGTGCGAGAATCCCATCTAACTTAAGTGTAGGAACTCACCAAGTGGAGGTTCGAACCAAAGATATGTTTCAACGTGTATTTTCTACAGTCAAGACATTTAGAGTAGAAGCTCGCGCTAAACAATAA
- a CDS encoding metallophosphoesterase family protein: MKRSEFLRTVALGTLATAIPFDVQADTSRLLKKKETLSFGIITDLHQDLTFDAPQRLQAFVDEMNQKQVDFIIQLGDFCVPKKENQVILDIWNSFQGDAFHVIGNHEFDENKSLEQIMDFFELKQNYYSFDRKGYHFVVLDGNGKIPGNDAARYPSYFHKAQLEWMEHDINSSLLPTIVFIHQGLDHNGVHNREAVRILLDNCNKKAGYTKVKVVFSGHHHMDYTNVINGIHYVQINSAVYRWLGEPYNNTSFPPEAYKKYPYLRNMGYYKEPLWAQVQITSDELKLTGKESPWYGDSPVDLGEPIVSWNYISAAKISDRLIKL, encoded by the coding sequence ATGAAAAGAAGTGAGTTTTTACGAACGGTAGCTTTAGGAACATTAGCTACGGCAATTCCTTTTGATGTTCAGGCGGATACTAGCCGTTTACTAAAGAAAAAAGAAACGTTGAGTTTTGGAATTATTACCGATTTACATCAAGATTTAACCTTTGATGCTCCGCAGCGATTGCAGGCTTTTGTAGACGAAATGAACCAGAAACAAGTCGATTTTATTATCCAATTGGGGGATTTTTGTGTGCCTAAAAAGGAGAATCAAGTCATTTTAGATATTTGGAATTCCTTTCAAGGAGATGCCTTTCACGTGATTGGCAACCATGAGTTTGACGAAAATAAATCGCTGGAACAAATCATGGATTTTTTTGAACTAAAGCAAAATTACTACAGCTTTGATCGCAAGGGATATCACTTTGTGGTATTGGATGGCAATGGAAAAATACCTGGAAATGACGCAGCGCGTTATCCGTCCTATTTTCATAAAGCGCAATTGGAATGGATGGAGCACGATATCAATAGTTCGCTACTACCAACTATTGTGTTTATTCATCAAGGGTTAGATCACAATGGAGTGCACAACAGAGAAGCTGTACGTATTTTATTAGATAACTGTAATAAAAAAGCGGGGTATACTAAGGTGAAAGTTGTCTTTTCTGGACATCATCACATGGATTATACCAATGTTATTAATGGGATTCACTATGTACAAATCAACAGTGCGGTGTATCGTTGGTTGGGAGAACCCTATAATAATACGTCATTTCCTCCGGAAGCGTATAAAAAGTATCCCTATTTGCGCAATATGGGATATTACAAAGAACCACTATGGGCACAGGTGCAAATCACTTCGGACGAATTGAAGTTAACGGGAAAAGAATCACCTTGGTATGGGGATTCTCCGGTCGATTTAGGTGAACCTATCGTATCGTGGAACTACATTTCAGCAGCTAAAATATCAGATCGATTAATTAAGTTATAA